A stretch of DNA from Methanolinea mesophila:
CTGAACGGATCCTCCTCAAGCTCGGCGGGAGCGTCGTCACCGAGAAGGGAAGAGCCGGTGCCATCGATGAAGGCCGTGTCCTCTCCATAGCCCGGGAGATAGGGAAACGGCCCGAGAAGGAGTACCTGCTGGTACACGGGGCAGGGTCCTGCGGACACCCGGAGGCGAAAGCCTACGGGATCGCCGGAGGGGTGGACCGGAGCAACCGCGAAGGTATTGCCATCACCCATCACGCGGTCCTCGCCCTGAACCGGGAGATAGTGAAACGCCTGCGGGAGGCGGGCGTGGACGCAGTGGGGATCTCCCCGCTGCAGGGATGCCTGGCGGACAACGGACGAATCCGATCCTACGAGCACCGGCATATCGCCGGGATGGTCGGTCTCGGGATCGTCCCGGTCCTGCACGGCGACGTGGTGATGGACTGCACCAGGGGGGCCTGTATCGTATCGGGCGACCAGCTGGTGCAGTACCTGGCAAAGAACCTGGCACCGGACCGTATAGGTCTGGCGACCGACGTGCCGGGGATCCTCGAGGGGGACCGGGTGATACCCTCGATTGTTCCCGGAAAGTTCGATCCTTCCTCCATCGGTTCTTCCGGTCACACGGACGTGACCGGAGGGATGAGGGGGAAGGTGGAAGAACTGATGGACCTTGCTCGGACGGGCAGGACCTCGGAGATATTTCATGTCTCCCGGCTTTCGGACTTCCTCGACGGAAGGCCCCACGGGGGGACTGTAGTGAAGGGAAGGGACTAACGATGGGAGACAAGAAAAGATTCACCTCCGGCCGGAAACTGGACCATATCAGGATCTGTCTCGAGTCGGACGTAGAGCAGGGAGACCCGGGTTTTTCCGATGTCCGGCTGCTCCACGAGGCCCTCCCTGACTGTAATATGGCGGAGATCAGGACGGGCGTCCGGTTCCTCGGACACGAGTTCTCGTCCCCCCTGTTCATCGCAGCGATGACGGGCGGGCACCCCGATACCAGGGAGGTAAACCGGACCCTGGCACGGGCGGCCCGGCACTTCGGGATCGGCATGGGTGTCGGGTCCCAGAGGGCGGCGCTGGAAAACCCGGAACTGGAAGATACCTACTCCGTGGTCAGGGAAGAGGCGCCGGACTCGTTCATCGTGGCAAACCTGGGGATCGTCCAGCTCCGTGACCACGGGACAGAATGGGCCGAGCGGGCGGTGGAGATGATCGATGCGGATGCCCTCGCCATCCACCTCAACTTCCTTCAGGAAGCCCTCCAGCCCGAAGGCGACCACAATGCCACAGGATGTTTCGGAGCGCTCGCAGACCTGTGCAGCGGGTTTTCCACCCCGGTGATCGTGAAGGAGACCGGGAGCGGGATCTCGGCCCCCACAGCCCGCCGCTGTTTCGGTATCGGGTGTGCGGCGATCGACGTGGGAGGCTCCGGAGGGACCTCCTGGCAGGCCATAGAGGGTGTCCGGGCCCGGGAGAGCCGGAAGGAGGAACATTCCGGCCTGGCCTCCATGGGCGAGACGTTCCGTGACTGGGGCATCCCTACGGTCGTGAGTATCTGTGAGGTAAACCGGGCCGGTGGCCCGGTGATCGCTACGGGAGGGATCCGCTCGGGGCTGGATATGGCCCGGGCGATCGTACTCGGCGCCGACCTCTGCGGGATGGCCCTCCCGCTTTTAAAACCGGCGCTTGAAGGCGATGAATCGTTAAATAAAACTATCGAGGCATTTCTGCAGGAACTGAGGGTGGCCATGTTCTTAACCGGCTCAGGCACTCTGTCCGACCTGAGAACTACCAAAGCGACCATCACCGGGGCTACCCGGGAGATGCTCGAATCCATTTCGGAGGAATATCATGGATATTGAAATAATTGCGGTGGGCGGCTATGACGAAGTCGGGAGAAATATGACTGCCGTCCGCTGCGGCAAAGAAATTGTTATTTTGGATATGGGACTCCGCCTGGATCAGGTCATGATCCACGAAGAGGCGGAGGTGGAGAACCTTCACTCGCTGGACCTGATCCAGATGAAGGCGATCCCCGATGACACGCTGATGAACACCGTGGAAGGGACGGTAAAGGCTATCGTCTGCTCCCACGGGCACCTGGACCATATCGGAGCGATCCCGAAACTGGCCCACCGGTACAACGCCCCCATTATCAGCACCCCCTATACGACGGAGCTGATCAGGCAGCAGATCGCCGGGGAGCAGAAGTTCGGGGTGAACAACAAGCTCTTCGCACTCAAGTCAGGGCAGCGCTACACGCTCTCGCAGCACCTCTCCCTGGAGTTCGTGCGAATGCAGCACTCCATCATCGACACGGTGACGGTGGTCCTTCACACCCCCCACGGGGCGATCGTGTATGCCTGCGACTACAAGCTGGACCGGACCCCGGTGATAGGTGAGCCGCCGGATTTCGCCCGCCTGCGCCAGATCGGAAAAGAAGGCGTACTCGCGCTGATCGTGGAGAGTACCTACATCGACAACCGCGGGAGGGCCCCGAGCGAACGTATTGCCCGGGACCTGGTGCGGGACACTATAACCAGTTACGAGGACGATAAAAGCGCCATCATGGTGAGCACGTTTTCGTCCCACATCGCCAGGGTGAAGACCATCGCCGAGTGCGCCCACGAGATAGGGCGAAAGCCGGTGCTGCTCGGCCGTTCGATGGAACGTTACAGTTCCACCGCGGAGCAGATGAAACTGGTCGGCTTCCCGGAGACCATGAGCATGTTCGGTAACCGGAGGACCGTGGACCGGACGCTCCGCCGGATGATGAAGATGGGGAAGGACAAGTTCGTCCCTATTATCACCGGCCACCAGGGCGAACCGGGCTCGATCCTCACCAGGATCGCGCTCGGGGATACCCCCTATAAGGTGGACAAAGGGGACAAGGTCATCTTCTCGGCGAAGGTGATCCCAAACCCCATGAACTACGGCCAGCGGTACATGATCGAGGCCCATCTCGGAATGGCGGGGGCCAGGATCCTTCCCGACCTCCACGTCACCGGGCACGCCTACCGGGAGGACCACTACGAGTTCATCCACCTGTTAAACCCCCAGCACATCATCCCTGCCCACGGGCACATCAGGATGACCTCGGGGTATGCGGAGTTCACCGGGGAGATCGGGTACACCCTGCATAACGACGTACATGTACTATCAAACGGGCAACGCGTAAAACTGAAGTGAGGAATCAGGCAATGGAGCTGAAAGAGTATCTGGAGAAGACCGCGCTGCAGGTTGACAAGATGATCAACCGCTATTTCGGGGACACATGCGACGACTTGGGAAAAGCGAGTGCGCACCTGCTGATGGCCGGAGGAAAACGGCTCCGGCCCGCGATGCTCCTGCTTGCGGCCGATGCGTGCGTGAAGGGCAGCAGCATCGATGTCATGCCTGCCGCGATCTCCCTGGAACTGACCCACAGCTTCACCCTGATCCATGACGACATCATGGACGAGGATACCGTCCGCCGTGGAGTACCCACGGTGCACACGGTATGGGACGAACCCACCGCCATCCTGGCCGGGGATGTCCTGTTTGCCAGTGCATTCGAGTTTCTCTGCCTGGCCGACGCCCCGGAGAACGCCAAGGTGCGGGCGGTCTCGATGCTTGCCCGGACCTGCATCGACATCTGCGAAGGACAGCACATGGACATGTCCTTCGAGACCCGCGACGACGTGTCGGAGGGTGAATACATGACCATGGTGGGGAAGAAGACGGGCGCACTCTACGCCGCCGCGGCGGGGATCGGAGGGATCCTTGCCGGTGGAAAGCCCACCTACATCGATGCCCTCTACCACTACGGGTACGGTATCGGGATGGCATTCCAGGTCCAGGACGATATCATCGATCTCATGGCGAGCAAGGAGATCAGCGGCAAAGACCAGGCCTCCGACCTCCGGGAAGGAAAACAGACGCTGATCAACATCAAGGCGAGGGAGAAGGGGATCGACCTCTCTCCCTACCGTAAGGAACTTACCCCGGAGGAGATCGATGAGGTCATCGCCCTGCTCCGGAAGGAGGGAGTGATCGACGAGGTGCAGGCGATCTCCCGGGACCTCGTGGACTCCGGGATCACCCGGATCGGGATCCTTCCGGATTCGCCCGAGAAACAGCTCCTCCTCTCCATGGGTTCGCACTTCATCACCCGGAGTTACTGACCATGGAAGGGGACCTCCATCGGATTCTTCTCTCTTTCGCGCTCCAGAACGCGGTGCGGCACGGGAGCGTGCCCCAGGCGGGTGCGGTGATGGGGGCGGTCATGAGCCGCCACCCCGAGCTCCGGCCCCGGGCGAAGGAGCTGTCCGGACTGATCCGGGAGACCCTCTCGGAGGTCCAGGCCCTTTCTCCGGAAGAGAGGATGGACCGGCTCCGGGAGATCGCCCCGGACCTCCTGGAAGACCTCTCGAAAACCCGGGAACACATCAAGGAGCTCCCCGCGCTCGAAGGCGCGGAACAGGGTGTAGTGATGCGGTTCGCCCCCAACCCCAGCGGTCCCCTCCATCTCGGCCACGCCCGCGCGGCGGTGCTGAATGACGAGTACGTGAAGCGCTACGGGGGGAGGTACATCCTCCGGATCGAGGATACCGACCCGAAGAGGGTCGATACGGACGCCTACCGGATGGTGCAGGAGGACATCGAATGGCTCGGGCTCGGGATCACCGATATCGTCTACCAGAGCGACCGGTTCGACCTGTATTACGACCTGGGGAGGCAGCTCATCTCACTCGGCGGGGCCTACGTCTGTACCTGCGAGAACGAGCAGTTCAAGGAACTGAAGCTCAAAAAGACCGCATGCCCCTGCAGGGCGCTCTCCGTGGAGGAAAACCTTGAACTCTTCGATAAGATGCTCGCCGGGGAGTTCTACGAAGGAGCCGCGTCGGTCCGGGTAAAGACCGACCTCGCCCACCCGGATCCCGCGATGCGGGACTTCCCCGCATTCCGCATTCTCAATTCGCCTCCCCACCCCCGGAAGGAGGCCCTCGTATACCCCCTGATGAACTTCTCGGTGACGGTCGACGACCACCTCCTCGGGGTGACCCACGTGATCAGGGGCAAGGACCACATCGCCAATACACGGAGGCAGCGGTTCATCTTCGAGTATTTCGGGTGGACGCCTCCTGTCTACCGGCATTACGGGAGGATGGGGATCGAGGGCGTAGTCCTCTCCACTTCCCAGATGCGGGAAGGGATCCGTGCCGGAGTCTACCAGGGATGGGACGACATCCGGCTGGGGACGCTCCGGGCCCTCGCCCGCAGGGGTATCACGAAGGACGCGGTGCGCCAGGCGATGCTTGATATCGGGAGCGGGGAGACCGACATTTCGTTCTCCTGGGACAACCTCTACGCCAGGAACCGCGAACTGGTCGACCCGGTGGCCCACCGCTACTTCTTCGTGCCCCGGGCGGTCCTCTTTTCCATCAGGGAGGCTCCCCCGCACACCGCCCATGCCCTTCTCCACCCCGGCGACCCCACCCAGGGGCAGAGGACGCTCCATTTCACCGGGGAAGCGCTGCTCCCCGAGGCAGAACTCGCGCCCGGGGTGAAGATGCTCCGTTTGAAGGACCTCTTCAACATCGGGGTCGAATGGACCACCGAAGGACGAGTCCTTACTTACAAGGGCGACTCGCTTGCGGATGCACGGTCGGAGAAGGCCCCAATCATCCAGTGGCTCCCCCCGGAAGAAGCGGTGCCCTGCACCCTGGTGACCCAGGAAGGGGAGCAGAAGGGATACTGCGAACCGGGGGCCGCCATGGAGGAAGGGAAGGTGGTCCAGTTCGAGCGGACCTGTTTTGCGAGGATCGACACGGTTTCCCGGGAAGGTATTATAGCCTATTTCACTCACAAGTAGTGTAAAGGGCATACAATCTCCCCGGGGCACTTCCCGGGTCCGGGTGGCATCGTCATGGTTACCAAGTTCCGTCGCTACTGGCAGATCGCGGACATTCTTTTCAAATACGAGTACGGGATCTTCGTCCAGCGGCTGTTTCCCGGAGTGCACCGGTTCCGGAGGTGCAGGAAGTGCCCGGTGGAGACGGTCTCGAGCGAGTATGCCCGGGCACGCCTGGCGATCGAGGAACTCGGCCCCACCTACATCAAGTTCGGGCAGATCCTCTCCACCCGGCAGGACCTCCTTCCCCCCGGCCTTATCAAAGAGCTGAAGAAACTCCAGGACCACACCAACCCCCTCCCGTTCGAGACGATCCGGCCTGTGATCGAGGCGCAATGTCCCCAGGGGTGCGGGGCGTTCTCCTGGATCGACGAGACGCCTCTCGCTTCTGCTTCAATCGCCCAGGTCCACAGGGCGAGGCTGCAGGACGGCACCGAGGTAGTCCTCAAGGTCCGTCGGCCGGGGATCCAGGACATCATAGAGACCGACCTGGTAATCCTGGAAAATGCCGCCCGGCGGTCGGGATCCGCCTTCCCCGAGTGGAAGGTCTACAACCCCGAAGGCCTCGTCGGGGAATTCGCGGTGCAGATACGAAAAGAACTCGATTTCGTTCTTGACGGGAAGAACGCCGACCGCCTCCGGAAGAACATGCGGGAGGTCGAGGGTGTCAGGGTCCCCTTCGTATACTGGGAATACAGCACCCCCGAGCTCCTGGTAATGGAGTTCATCGACGGTGTCCGGGTGGACGACCTGGAGAAGATCGCGGAGTTCGGGGTATCCCGGTGGAAGATCGCTGAGCACGGGTTTAATGCCTATATGACCCAGATCTTCGAGGACGGGTTCTTCCACGGCGACCCCCACCCCGGAAACCTCCTGGTGACCCGCGATGGCGAACTGGTCTTTTTAGATTTCGGCATCGTTGGCATCATCCGCCCGGAGCGGAGGATCTGGTTCATCGGGGTGATCAACAGCATGGTGGAGAAGAACCCCACCATGCTGGTCAAGTCCCTCGAGTCGCTCGGGGTGATAATCCCGGAGGAATACAGGGAAGATCTCCGTGACGACCTCTACGTGGCCATGCTGGACTCGGAAGGGACCACCATCGGGCAGTACAGTTTCTCGGGGATGGCCAACGGCCTGACTGATATCCTGCGCAAATACCAGATCGTGGTTCCGAGCAACCTTATGCTGATGCTGAAGGTGATCATCATGGTCCTGGACGTGGGCGTGACGCTCGACCCGAAGTTCGATTTCCTCACCCACACCCAGGCCTTCATGGGCCAGCTCTCCCGGAGGTCCTCCATCATGGACTACCTGTTCAAGAGGGGCACCGGATCGGTGGTCGAGGCTATCGACGGGCTCCTCGATACCCCGCGAAGCCTCAACATGATGGTAAAGCAGCTCGCCACCGGGGCGATAAAGCTCGATATCGAGCACGAGTTCCTTCACCTCCAGGACTCGCTGGAGCGCACAAGCGACAAGATCCTTATCGGGCTTATCATCGCCGGGATGCTCGTAGGGTCGTCCTATATCCTCCAGGCCGCGACAAATCTAATCGTCCCGGACATTGTGGTTCTCCTCTCCTCGCTCACCTACATCGCCGCGATCATCATCGGGTTCTACGCGGTGTATCACGTGCTTTTCGCCGTGGGAAGGCAGAGGAAATAAAGGCAAAGAGCACGAATCAGCCGGGGAAAAGCAGGAAATACCGTTGTCAGACTCATCGTCGCCCGGGAGCTTTCGTGAATGGACCTTGCTCTGTCGCATTTAAAGGAAAATCAACAGGAATAATCCCTTGCACTTGTCGGCAGCAATCAGTGGTCCACGGGGAAAGAACATTCTACAGGGGTACCCTTGTTCACTTGTCTCCATTCTGCCGCTTTTCCGCTGACCGGGCAGAAATGAATTTCAGCACCGTCGAGTTTTGTCAGCATGCAGGGTTTTTCGCACTGTTCGCATCTTAATATTCTCATCACGTATATCCACCGCCGTTCCTTTCAGTGATGACAGAGGAAATATATATATTTAATTCATAATATCGTAACTATCGATGAATAATATTGAGAAATATTTAGATCCCGAAGGGTAGGAATGTCCCAAGGGAACGGGGCTTTTGCCTGTCATCGGTTTCGACCCCCGGAGAAATTTGTTCCTTCATCCTCCTTTGTGATTTTCCGGAGATCTGGGGACGTCCTCCTTCCAGATACATCTCCAGTCATTTAATGCTTCTGTTGAAACGGGCCTTATTGGATGCAGTCCCAATGATTCAACTCACATGGGCAAAAAAAGGCCGGGACTGCATGCGTGGAAAATCTGAAAAATCTGACGGGAAGCAGGAATACACAGACGGAGAAAACCCTTCGCTCTCCCCCAGTTATTCCTTCCTGTAATAGAGGTTACAGTGGCAACTGCCTTCCTGCTCGATCTCTTCCTCGTGGAAGACACAGGGGCAGACAATGGCCTTGTCCTTCTCCTTGTCCCCGCTCCGCAGCCGGCAGGGGCAGTAGCGCTCCCCGAACTTCGCCTCGTTCCTTGCCAGGCCCTTGACCACGATATTCAGTCGTTTCTGGTCGGGGTTTAAGGCCAGGTGGTGCTTTTCCGCATAGTTCCTGGCCCATTCCAGTATCTCGATCTCCTTCTCGTCCTCGCTCATGCTCACTTCGCCTCGTTCCGCTCGATATGCCGTATCATGGAGAGGAATATCTTCTCCCCGTCCTTTGAGCCGAGGATCTCTTCGGACGCCCGCTCGGGGTGGGGCATCATGGCCATCACGTTCCTCTTCCCGGAGAGGATCCCGGTGATATTGCCCGCGGACCCGTTCGGGTTGCTCTCCGGGGTGACCTCGCCGTCAGGGGTGCAGAACCGGAACGTGATCCGGTCGTCCCGTTCAAGATCCCTGCAGATCTGCTCGGGTGCCACGTACCTCCCCTCCTTGTGGGCGATGGGGATCCCGACGACCTCTCCCTTCCGGTAGAGCGAGGTGAACGGCGAGTCCGTGGTCTCCACCCTCAGGTGCACCGGCCTGCAGATGAACTTGGGATAGGCGTTGATGGTGAACATCCCCGGGATGAGCCCGCTCTCGTCGAGGATCTGGGCGCCGTTGCAGATCCCGAGGACGAGTTTCCCTTTCTCCGCGTGCCGGACGATATCCGCCATCACCGGGGTCCGGGCGGCGATCGCCCCCGCCCGGAGGTAGTCCCCGTAGGAGAACCCGCCGGGGATGATCACCGCGTCGTAGGAGGGGTCGAGCCTCGATTTGAACCATACCAGGTCGGTGTCCACCCCGCAGATCTCGGAGAGCACGTACTCGGCGTCACGGTCGCAGTTGCTCCCCCCGAACTGGATGACGGCGAATTTCATCCGCTGACCTCGATGGTGTACTGGTGTATCACCGGGTTTGCGAGCAGCCGTTCGCACATCTTGGCTGCCATCGCTTCGGCCTCTTGTACATCCTTCGCCTCGAACCCGATGAAGAAGAGTTTCGCCGAGGTCAGGGTGTCGGTCTTGTATCCAAGGTTGGCAAGGGCGTGCTGAATCGCCCGGGCTTCGGGGTCGAGCATCCCTTCCTTGAGGGCTATGGTAATTTTTGCCTGGTAGTGCATCGAATGTTCCTCCTTTCCGTGAACGTGATCGGCATGTTCATCCTGCCACGCGTGGGTCCGGGCCGCAGAGGTCCGTCCTGCACACGATCACATTCACCTTCATAGCATATACGTCGGACGATCGCCCGGGAGGTTACGAGAGGATCCTCTCGCTCACCCGGCGATAGACCTCCATCACGTCCCCCTTGCCGAAACGGAATACGTCCTTGTCCAGGGACTCTCCGGTCTTCTTGTCCCAGAGCCGCATGGAGTCCATGCTGATCTCGTCCCCCAGGTAGACCCCGTCTTTTCCTCTCCCGAACTCGATCTTGAAGTCCACCAGGGTGATCCCCAGCGAGTCGAAGAGTGCGGCGAGGACCGAGTTTACCCGCAACGCCTCACGCTTTATGGTCGCGAGCTCCTCCGGGGTCGAGAGTCCCAGGGCGAAGATAAGGTCGTCGTTCA
This window harbors:
- a CDS encoding RNase J family beta-CASP ribonuclease, whose translation is MDIEIIAVGGYDEVGRNMTAVRCGKEIVILDMGLRLDQVMIHEEAEVENLHSLDLIQMKAIPDDTLMNTVEGTVKAIVCSHGHLDHIGAIPKLAHRYNAPIISTPYTTELIRQQIAGEQKFGVNNKLFALKSGQRYTLSQHLSLEFVRMQHSIIDTVTVVLHTPHGAIVYACDYKLDRTPVIGEPPDFARLRQIGKEGVLALIVESTYIDNRGRAPSERIARDLVRDTITSYEDDKSAIMVSTFSSHIARVKTIAECAHEIGRKPVLLGRSMERYSSTAEQMKLVGFPETMSMFGNRRTVDRTLRRMMKMGKDKFVPIITGHQGEPGSILTRIALGDTPYKVDKGDKVIFSAKVIPNPMNYGQRYMIEAHLGMAGARILPDLHVTGHAYREDHYEFIHLLNPQHIIPAHGHIRMTSGYAEFTGEIGYTLHNDVHVLSNGQRVKLK
- the purS gene encoding phosphoribosylformylglycinamidine synthase subunit PurS; this encodes MHYQAKITIALKEGMLDPEARAIQHALANLGYKTDTLTSAKLFFIGFEAKDVQEAEAMAAKMCERLLANPVIHQYTIEVSG
- a CDS encoding ABC1 kinase family protein, giving the protein MVTKFRRYWQIADILFKYEYGIFVQRLFPGVHRFRRCRKCPVETVSSEYARARLAIEELGPTYIKFGQILSTRQDLLPPGLIKELKKLQDHTNPLPFETIRPVIEAQCPQGCGAFSWIDETPLASASIAQVHRARLQDGTEVVLKVRRPGIQDIIETDLVILENAARRSGSAFPEWKVYNPEGLVGEFAVQIRKELDFVLDGKNADRLRKNMREVEGVRVPFVYWEYSTPELLVMEFIDGVRVDDLEKIAEFGVSRWKIAEHGFNAYMTQIFEDGFFHGDPHPGNLLVTRDGELVFLDFGIVGIIRPERRIWFIGVINSMVEKNPTMLVKSLESLGVIIPEEYREDLRDDLYVAMLDSEGTTIGQYSFSGMANGLTDILRKYQIVVPSNLMLMLKVIIMVLDVGVTLDPKFDFLTHTQAFMGQLSRRSSIMDYLFKRGTGSVVEAIDGLLDTPRSLNMMVKQLATGAIKLDIEHEFLHLQDSLERTSDKILIGLIIAGMLVGSSYILQAATNLIVPDIVVLLSSLTYIAAIIIGFYAVYHVLFAVGRQRK
- the fni gene encoding type 2 isopentenyl-diphosphate Delta-isomerase; protein product: MGDKKRFTSGRKLDHIRICLESDVEQGDPGFSDVRLLHEALPDCNMAEIRTGVRFLGHEFSSPLFIAAMTGGHPDTREVNRTLARAARHFGIGMGVGSQRAALENPELEDTYSVVREEAPDSFIVANLGIVQLRDHGTEWAERAVEMIDADALAIHLNFLQEALQPEGDHNATGCFGALADLCSGFSTPVIVKETGSGISAPTARRCFGIGCAAIDVGGSGGTSWQAIEGVRARESRKEEHSGLASMGETFRDWGIPTVVSICEVNRAGGPVIATGGIRSGLDMARAIVLGADLCGMALPLLKPALEGDESLNKTIEAFLQELRVAMFLTGSGTLSDLRTTKATITGATREMLESISEEYHGY
- a CDS encoding isopentenyl phosphate kinase yields the protein MSERILLKLGGSVVTEKGRAGAIDEGRVLSIAREIGKRPEKEYLLVHGAGSCGHPEAKAYGIAGGVDRSNREGIAITHHAVLALNREIVKRLREAGVDAVGISPLQGCLADNGRIRSYEHRHIAGMVGLGIVPVLHGDVVMDCTRGACIVSGDQLVQYLAKNLAPDRIGLATDVPGILEGDRVIPSIVPGKFDPSSIGSSGHTDVTGGMRGKVEELMDLARTGRTSEIFHVSRLSDFLDGRPHGGTVVKGRD
- a CDS encoding glutamate--tRNA ligase, which codes for MEGDLHRILLSFALQNAVRHGSVPQAGAVMGAVMSRHPELRPRAKELSGLIRETLSEVQALSPEERMDRLREIAPDLLEDLSKTREHIKELPALEGAEQGVVMRFAPNPSGPLHLGHARAAVLNDEYVKRYGGRYILRIEDTDPKRVDTDAYRMVQEDIEWLGLGITDIVYQSDRFDLYYDLGRQLISLGGAYVCTCENEQFKELKLKKTACPCRALSVEENLELFDKMLAGEFYEGAASVRVKTDLAHPDPAMRDFPAFRILNSPPHPRKEALVYPLMNFSVTVDDHLLGVTHVIRGKDHIANTRRQRFIFEYFGWTPPVYRHYGRMGIEGVVLSTSQMREGIRAGVYQGWDDIRLGTLRALARRGITKDAVRQAMLDIGSGETDISFSWDNLYARNRELVDPVAHRYFFVPRAVLFSIREAPPHTAHALLHPGDPTQGQRTLHFTGEALLPEAELAPGVKMLRLKDLFNIGVEWTTEGRVLTYKGDSLADARSEKAPIIQWLPPEEAVPCTLVTQEGEQKGYCEPGAAMEEGKVVQFERTCFARIDTVSREGIIAYFTHK
- a CDS encoding ferredoxin-thioredoxin reductase catalytic domain-containing protein, whose translation is MSEDEKEIEILEWARNYAEKHHLALNPDQKRLNIVVKGLARNEAKFGERYCPCRLRSGDKEKDKAIVCPCVFHEEEIEQEGSCHCNLYYRKE
- the purQ gene encoding phosphoribosylformylglycinamidine synthase I; this translates as MKFAVIQFGGSNCDRDAEYVLSEICGVDTDLVWFKSRLDPSYDAVIIPGGFSYGDYLRAGAIAARTPVMADIVRHAEKGKLVLGICNGAQILDESGLIPGMFTINAYPKFICRPVHLRVETTDSPFTSLYRKGEVVGIPIAHKEGRYVAPEQICRDLERDDRITFRFCTPDGEVTPESNPNGSAGNITGILSGKRNVMAMMPHPERASEEILGSKDGEKIFLSMIRHIERNEAK
- a CDS encoding polyprenyl synthetase family protein yields the protein MELKEYLEKTALQVDKMINRYFGDTCDDLGKASAHLLMAGGKRLRPAMLLLAADACVKGSSIDVMPAAISLELTHSFTLIHDDIMDEDTVRRGVPTVHTVWDEPTAILAGDVLFASAFEFLCLADAPENAKVRAVSMLARTCIDICEGQHMDMSFETRDDVSEGEYMTMVGKKTGALYAAAAGIGGILAGGKPTYIDALYHYGYGIGMAFQVQDDIIDLMASKEISGKDQASDLREGKQTLINIKAREKGIDLSPYRKELTPEEIDEVIALLRKEGVIDEVQAISRDLVDSGITRIGILPDSPEKQLLLSMGSHFITRSY